The Clupea harengus chromosome 13, Ch_v2.0.2, whole genome shotgun sequence DNA window CATAAAGAACTAGCTTAAGTCTTCAATCAGGTATGCCATAAAGAACTAGCTTAAGTCTTCCGGCAGGTATGACATAGGTGCACAAAGACAGTCTCAGCTTTTCAACAGTTTAGCAAAACAAAGGGCAGTTTTGTTCAGATCAGGTTAGTTGACTGGAATAGTTGGACACACAAATACCTGTATCCTTCCAGAATCACTGTTTACAGGGTTCAAGAtggtatctgtgtttgtttagttaAGCTTTTATCTGAAATGTTTCCCTAGATAAACAGACGCAAGTCAGTAAAAGgccttgtattaatattttTGGTATGCCTGGAGGATTAATGAAGTCATAGGCGTTGTGTTACTGGTAGACCCCGCTGTGTAGAGGATAGTAGAAAACAATGACGCCGAATAGGTTAAATCATGCCAAGTTACATTCTCAATTCTCCAGTACCATCTGTCCCTCCTGTGTCATTGGTGGGCTATAAAATGATTTATGCACATTGAGGGAGATATGACACCAGACAAAACccttgtgtaaaaaaaaaaaacctgtgtaaCACCAACATACTGAGCCTATTAAACGTTACAGTGAAGACTttcacagataaaaaaaaaaaagacattgcaaaaaaaaatccatctaCTCATCTTAAGCAGCCTTCACTTTCGATCCCTTGAAGTAGGTCTTGTAGAAGAACGAGGCGAAGAGCACCAGGTAGCTGAGGTACATGAGGGAAGCCCACACAATATTGTCAAGGTACGAGGTGCAGTCCCCATCCTGCATCCACTGGTAAACCAAGGCGACCACCGTCAGGCCCATCGCCATCTGGGCCATCTGGGCGGAGGTGATGACCATGGCGCAGGACTTGGGCACTCGGTAGCCAGCGGCGCGGGTGGCGTAGTAGCTGTACATCATGGCGTGCACCATGTAGTTCATGGTCATGAACCAGCCTCCTCCGGCCACCTGGTCCTTGTAGGAGTACCAGGAGTAGAGCAGCACGGTCATGTGGTGGTACCAGTGCAGGAAGATCAGCCGCTGCTTGCGAAGCACTATGAAGGCGGTGTCACctgaggtgaaaaaaaaaaaaaaaaaaaaagaacatgacaAACGAGACAACTACAATTAGTCCGACGCCTAACAAACTTGTTCCCATATCTGTGAATTTTCCAGTGTGTTTAACGGGCTTGGATGCAAATGTTTTATGGATCGCAATTGTGTATGCTTACCCAATTCAGGCGCTTTGCTTACAACAAAGGCATATGCCCAGAATTTGGTGACTGGGCCATAGTAGAAGCTCTggtgacagacagactgcttaAAGCCGTAGGTACGAAGTATGTACACCATGTAGAACCCAGTACGGACTGCTCCAACGAtgctgtacaaaaaaaaagagggagaaaatgatgacaaaactggcaaaaaaaaaagaagcttatTTTGGGTGTTGGTGAATATCTTTGAACACACTGAAGAGATTAATTCATAAGGGTCCAGAAGAAAACTAAATCAGCTCACAATCCAAAAACAGTCCAACCTAGTTTCTGTTTTGCTGGCACAGCATCTTGGGTTTACAACCACGTGAGCCTACTCAGTCTTCCTGACGGGGGCAACCATGTAAGCAAATGGCAGAGGAAGACATTCTGTCCTTTTACAAGCTATGGAAAATGACTGTGACTAAGCGACAGCTACGGAGTTAAAAATGTGTCCCCCAGATTCAAACAGTGGGCAGTCACCTGGTAGAGAGGATAATCAAACTCCAGAGAACAACAAAAGCGTCCCCATTTTCTCCCTCTAAACTGCTCAATGCTATTGTTTCAAGCGACACACTCCAGTGGGTTTTGCTTTGGTTACCAAGACCGTTTAGGAGGTGCTACTCCTATCGTGTTGAACACGAAACACGAAACAGCTGAAATGGTTGCTATGCTATCTCCCCTATGCTATCTCCCCACCCATTATGGTTAAGATCCTGCAAATCGGTGTTACAAAATAGGAAGAGAACAGATTAAATGGCTATTTTGTAACTGCCTACCTAGAAATTTACATGAACCAAAGACCCATTAAACCACCATGCAATAAATTGCTCTTTAAGTCATCATTTCTAAAACGCCACCTTCCATTTCATCCCATAGGAAAGGAGTTGCGTTGCAGGCCTACTGTCAAGGGATTAGGGGCACACTTCCCTGACAAGCCCTAGTTTGTGGGTCAACAGTGCCAGTGGATTAGGATTAAAGGACATACATGGCCACAGGCTGTGCTGcaactactcacacacacacacacaacatacagccAGAGACAGCGTCCATTCACTTCCACGTGCGTGTATGTCtagtctacatacacacacacacaccacacatattcacacccAAAAGCCTCAAACACCCAAGACtacaaacacttgaaacatCTCCTCACTCGCAGTCAGGAAAACGTTTTATTGACCGCTTCAACAATCTATCCAGCAAGAATTAGTGGATGGTGGTGGATGACATTTTTCAGCATGACATTTCAGACCACACTGATCTCTCTAAATCAAGTCATTCCACAGCTACTCAGTCAAGCATATACCAGTAATTTACacaatatacatatatgtacaataTGTTTAATTAGGGAGAAAATGCTGATC harbors:
- the elovl6l gene encoding elongation of very long chain fatty acids protein 6-like, giving the protein MNETDNYQQLTLTEYNFERHFDESLAIEWMQENWRKAFVFCGLYAALVFGGQHFMKDRPKLDLRRPMIVWSLSLAIFSIVGAVRTGFYMVYILRTYGFKQSVCHQSFYYGPVTKFWAYAFVVSKAPELGDTAFIVLRKQRLIFLHWYHHMTVLLYSWYSYKDQVAGGGWFMTMNYMVHAMMYSYYATRAAGYRVPKSCAMVITSAQMAQMAMGLTVVALVYQWMQDGDCTSYLDNIVWASLMYLSYLVLFASFFYKTYFKGSKVKAA